The segment cagagtgtgtgggtcccatcagcagagagtagcctccacattgcaatgatgtgcaaacttctgcctttcagccatgatggactttaggataTACCATGAGGACCCTACACAAGCCACAGGTGGGTGATGTGTAAATTGGGCATGTTattgggtcaggtcttcagtgcagttccttaagctgacagccttttgggagggcatatgcgTCTCTATTAAATGAACTGGTTCCACTGTTGGCCTGGAGTCTGCTGTGTCGGCCGCTcatgctctcctccaagtctctaactGTCCCTAACTCTCCTTGACTGGCTGGTCAATCAGCCTTCATTCTAGTCTAGAGCCATTCTACAAACACAGAtcccagactgtcctctgccgacgtttaacagggctgctggtttagtgtcctgggttCCCTATGTGTCTGACAAAAAGCCTTTAGAACAAGGTAAATGTGAAGtaatcaggaaataaactcctgcagtacttcatgtctaccactggagggctctacacttttctggtcctggtgtgctactcagcaaaccctctcactggaaggctctgtgcctgaagcagagaacctctgctaaacacaatgttaccaagaaactggctgtatcttCATGGCAGCCTGTAGAATATTCTCCACGACCCTGAGGACCCAATTGGGAAAActtaggtaggcagggtgtgggagccaccagggctgtatggagaccttacccagaatttaatctccagctgtgcattccgattaacatgacccacactcctatgaaggtctctgggtggctcctgatatgagttgggggaggggggaggacaaggaagctgggtcaagacagaagcactgtccttactcactgagtctgggcttgttcctgccctaactgggaagcaggaaccaaacacccactcctcatgggactgtccgtgatgaggccagctgaggatcagaactgtcagcaagaaagacaggagctgtatgtgccacaaaccagagcacagtgtcccgcataagcccatctctcaaatgatgccatctcctccccagagtggctccagtctgggttaggagtgggtcatgtattccgagctctctgctactcctgcaaacacagcaatggtgccttctcatgctcatctatactgagcctagggagcagccagaggtcatactcatgggaattcagactcagttcaatctgctatcctgtagcccatgagtctggactcaactttagtggtcaaggccagtggtttttttcctggacaagactttgagaatgttagtgacacattgtatgcccttggctggccttcactctaatagccctgagtgaccattccagcctgccctcagggattcagatcagcattggccagatcaggctctttgctacctgttcctatagctcacctccactgtagttcatgtgtcctggctgctgcagctgctccagaagctaccagatgtcttcccacagaatcctgtagcccctgtgggctcatccacagacatctcacactctccctgctgggagttaggctggatgcctgctgtgtgggagctgccttgccttgtggagcagagtcagaagcagcggaggagatgttgtctgctgctcttaatgtcctcagtgcccagggcttgcctgtggtgtggttgtggtccagctccagttaatcactgatataaattcagccCGTAGAAGCTGCATACCccatgaggcacagggaggaccaTGACTGAGGGGGAACCATGCATCCAGGACCCTGTTGGGATCAGGGAATATTCCAGGTCCCCTCTCACGCAGGATGCAaggctaggagctctgtgtgccctgacacaggggcatgggaccgtgactcccatgaaatgctccttcatacctattacatcatcagctttgagaaggtcttcctcagtaagaacattccacactgcttgcctctgccatctggctctcttttccagagctgcatgccctcaggaactttgacatgtcttctatgaaaattaatattctgttaaatcattttgataaacagttctcagcatgaTATTTGTGTCCAGAAGTAGACATCAGCAATTCTCACGGGGACAGGGAATCAAAATCTTCCCCctgctcttcatcctcctctttctcctccacttccttctcttcctcctcctcctcttctttctcctcctctcttcatcatcctcctcctcctcataccctcctcgttctcctcctcctgctgctgctgtgcctaatgctgcttctgctattgttgctactcctgttgctgctgtagtttctgctggtgtcttttccattgccatgtgtctgaaatcacctactgtttatactgaggacatgaaagaatttccagatgacactgtgaaatagacaagacaatttattccaagcaaaaaagacagtgaggtagaattcttagcttaccatttggggctttgatttgccttactatattataacttcttttttctacttctcagttgaggtctttgaaagaaaccatttagaactactacctataaaattcaatagatcactaggtcttaggaacaaaaaaaaaccagtatgcaaaacaatatgcatgcatgcaggattctgaccatcaacaataacccacaaactaggttgttgatacttattccaTGGCAAACATTGTtaattagttttgaggcttaatggaatgggatgttacatttgaaaacataagactctgttctgcagcacttgtgattgatgaccacatgtgaaaagatcagtagcccctggaggagtccatgagcccatgaacctctagtcctcaccctgtgggagctattggcctaagggggagctggagtccatctgaagggatgggctaactagaaaactctgtagagtgtggaactcatcaatcctattgggtccctgctgggaagaggagaaatcaagaagagggagaaggcttggtgttggggaaacctcataaagaacttagagcagatacaaggtaagaattgtggggaaaatggaaaccagagacagaggaaggaccagcatagagcaaactgaaaaggacaaagcacaaaggtacctgggctatgcctgctgcttgttctctggactctccttgtggctcatttctggggggagattctgttctgccccaggcgaggtttctttctccttggcatgcagcaacacagctttataagggcatttgctatattcctggtccaccccttaaaacctctgtgccggaccctgctggggatgggcttatcctctaatggggctctgtgggagagtgggttgtcttctttgatttccttattgctactcttctcactgaagatgcttgttgtttgaatgcatgggacactcacggcacatttgtgatagtggtcctgtgtaggtgtcatcggtagaggcctgagacgaccagccacagtggatgTTTTGCCTCCTTTAGGATGAGcattctggccatagtgagatacgtgaccatgggagcatgacacccgcaaggtgccaaggactggcaggcttccactcctctttggttctaatctaaaagcagcagcaggatcaaggctagggaatggtgctgcaacgggactcacttgctgtgcctgggctgtgcagccatgcccctggagagcctgcttttgtagaaagaaataagttgccatttcctcattatattttctttgttttaaagagtgttttactacagaggcttggaatccaatgcttttcatggcatccaaaatggccgggtctggtgtgaggggaagcagttcttcatagggacctatcaatccgttccagtgttctttgaaccaagggtgtttcatcgcctttcttgctgttggtctaaagttgggatttaccctcagtaatttactaaggaggtcctccagttcttttgaaaccccacagggagcaggatatacccctgccactacttgtctctgcagttcttggatgatcactgaatcaaatgggagctttcccactaccatacagtacaagaccactcctataatccacatatcattcttcggcccatcataccgatggccaaggaggagttcaggggaaccaaaagagtatgtgccgcagtggtggtttagcatttttccaggttgaaattgggtgctaagcccaaagtcgatgactttgacctttttgtttttatcaatcattatattgtccagtttgaggtctcggtgaacaatcccctttccatggcagtagctcactgctgacaatatctgttcaaatatttgccgggcctcatcctcctctatgtgccctgactctctgatgtactggtagagttcttggccttccaccagctccattatgaggtatattctcgttttcttttcaataacttgtatgagagacactatgttggggtggttgatctttctcattatgtttgcttccatcatggctggctggaaccactgcttgtcctttcgcagaactttgacagccaccggggttcctgtgagccggtggtgggccaggaggactttggcgttgcccccttgcccaattgtccccaatacttggtattgggaatggaagttgccctcctcagagatactgggctcgggtgtaggggttggtaactcctcctcagtctctgtaggcattttatcagtactaatgctacctaaaaatgacaaaaatggaatcaaataatgaaaaagatggagcaatataggagctaaaattacacttgtggtacctaaaagaaacaaacaaaagaaaaagaaaaaaacaaagacaaagtaaaaactagactagaaaaatagagcaaaattatgaaaaagttaaggggaaaatatgaagagtcataagtaaaagccacccaaataaccaaccccaaaagagaaagccaagagcacacacatactaaatgcaatgatgaaaataaaaatcgtcatactacaataggattgggcggccaaagatggtcaatactatgaatagatgttcactgaagaaaaaaaaaaacagatgaaagaaacgagaggagaaagaattagtataagacaaaacaaacaaatataaaaagccaacacttaagggaaaactccattgaatttcaggacctagtgatccacaaaaatccacaactctccagagcaaaatactgaaaattaaaattaaccaaccacaaggaataaggcagttaaatatcagtgaatagtaaaccttaaacaaaggccgaagagtgaaagtgtcacaaagggcaaatttgtatcaagtctaagccaatgattgcttgtactcaataaatagagaaacaggaataatgtaaaaggatgaaaccgcaggacattgaaaatggagatagagtgaatcatccgactgcagaaccgtaaataatcaaagcagtaatatagcatgtgagaacataaaaaccactaaaaaatgaaaccagcaatccataataaataaataaataaataaaacaaaaaacaaaaccccaataaggaaatagccagtggcgtggcaatatgtgacctaattctttctcttgaagtcatccaaaaatcagtcaatcaagaaataggcagccagctatctacataggcctttaaactgatattatggggttggcataccaaatgcctgggagcgactggtcagccagcccagatacttgggcagctgcaggccagtgagagagcctgtcttgaaaataaggttgagaacctacctcaggaacagcagccggggtgacttctggcctctacaatctcttgcactgaggtgcaggtaatatagatacaaggggcaaaaggggatgggcacgtgcacacacagacacacacacacacacacacgcacacacacacacacacacacgggcactcacacaggcacaggcacacacacaggcacacacacagaaatacacagaagtgaaattatactcacacaaactcttacaaacacccagattaACACAAAAcacgcatacttacacacaagcaaagctggaaaaacacacgtcagacacatacacacatacacacagggatacacatacgcacaagaagacatacacacatacaaacacatacacacatacaaacctgtaaactcacacactcctacatatactgacaaacacacaggcaaaagtgtacacgcactcacacacaggccaatctgtcaacacacactctcttacacacactgatacatacacatatacacagtacagtaaaattcgatacaaccacacacagctcactagatacaaccaagtcgcagagggctccactccacacctcctctcaaagcactcaaagaattccaggcctggcaacagcttaatatgtgtttgctgggccgcctcacaatcgctcctcatgaggtcacaataggacctgtcaacatggttgggaaggactctgagaccgtggcttctatgggctatggaaagactttaggctgttagaaataaaaccctgtaagatgtttagctgtccatagttctctgttttgaatgtttactctgcatcctgctttaaagtcctcatgtctacactcagggtttcacattatctttgaattctgaagaattagcctcaaactgatggtatagttttctttttttaaagacaaagctgtttctaaactgacccatcaagaggacactgttctcataagtcctcagaaaggctctaggttatcatcaaacacctgagacaaagctgcaggactaggcagagacttgagtttgaatcccccaaacgcctaatggatgcatcagcaaagctcataagctttctctgtggagaagttaacatggaccaacagattagagggccagagccccaaaccatgctgggtggacactctcctctgacatccaacacagagatctttgtacagagatcaggagaaggcttctctgaatagctgtgcagagcacctcaggctcagggactcaggactgacacccatagaatgctgtagaggaaccctttgtgattcaagggctcatctgcctgggtccctgagcctctagagatgaTCCCAGGACTTGGCTGTCTCTgcttatgggctcagacagggaggtgccaggggttttgcccttggctcctgggagtagagcagtttttctttccctgtccctgctttttgaacttttctttctttgggaaaatggaaggactggaagaagtctggctatggtgagtgaggctggctgggaaactgctcgctgttctccattgtcatcctgctgggggtttggagttgttggcaggttagcctctccaccattccaatctgcttctctccatttaatccatgcatctctgtctcttcgcttcgtgacatggttgcacaagtcctacctgtagctgccactccagggcataagtccctcagtgagtgaattccagatggttctgtctagagagaaattgtacagggtcgttgctcagtatgtaggaacatggaagaggatactgcactgcacccaaacacatttcatataacatcaatccacatactctggtactcatcggttctatttacacctttcgcgattactgctattcactgtactgtgaagtgtgaatttttattatgtttcacttctgaaaaggaagagacagtgtttagcactggagattccaaaggctaagctggaagggaggccttgtcacacaggtgtgctcctgggaaatagctctttcataaaactccccgttgaatcccatgatgtgtggattgctctatgccctatctagggttgacctcagtgtgtgtgtgtgtgtgtgtgtgtgtgtgtgtgtgtatatatatatattaacttgagtatttttatatacatttccagtattccctttcccagtttccgtgcaaacgtccccttccctcctccccatcctcccccccttgtcgccctcctcccaacaatctagttcactgggggttcagtcttagcaggacccagggcttccccttccaatggtgctcttactaggatattcattttccatactcccttccccagcttccagactttagatgagtggatgccctgactgatttttacacaggataaaagtcggctacatttgtgtttgattattaacagtgcctctggaactaaactcagatcatcagctattcctttcacctctgaaccatctcaaaagcacacactatatattctgttctgtcctcagtgtaccatgtattgctataatcaccagcattgttaaagcaagccaaaggagatttatgaaatcttcagattttgaaatttacattcacacatagcttgtgctacacatcattaatccccctttcatgagagagaaggtctctttactgtccaaaccaccctggtgcacagggtgagttttaggacagcttcagtttgtggtaacactctgtctcaaattaagcacacaacagcaacaacccaaccacactcacacagaaacacatgcatggaacacacacacacacacacacacacacacacacacacacacacacacacagcactttcCAGTTGCGacccttcccattcctcaagtgagcattcagtgtaactgtactttaatctcacctacctcagtccttccagtct is part of the Rattus norvegicus strain BN/NHsdMcwi chromosome 1, GRCr8, whole genome shotgun sequence genome and harbors:
- the LOC134485075 gene encoding sperm motility kinase Y-like, which gives rise to MPTETEEELPTPTPEPSISEEGNFHSQYQVLGTIGQGGNAKVLLAHHRLTGTPVAVKVLRKDKQWFQPAMMEANIMRKINHPNIVSLIQVIEKKTRIYLIMELVEGQELYQYIRESGHIEEDEARQIFEQILSAVSYCHGKGIVHRDLKLDNIMIDKNKKVKVIDFGLSTQFQPGKMLNHHCGTYSFGSPELLLGHRYDGPKNDMWIIGVVLYCMVVGKLPFDSVIIQELQRQVVAGVYPAPCGVSKELEDLLSKLLRVNPNFRPTARKAMKHPWFKEHWNGLIGPYEELLPLTPDPAILDAMKSIGFQASVVKHSLKQRKYNEEMATYFFLQKQALQGHGCTAQAQQVSPVAAPFPSLDPAAAFRLEPKRSGSLPVLGTLRVSCSHGHVSHYGQNAHPKGGKTSTVAGRLRPLPMTPTQDHYHKCAVSVPCIQTTSIFSEKSSNKEIKEDNPLSHRAPLEDKPIPSRVRHRGFKGWTRNIANALIKLCCCMPRRKKPRLGQNRISPQK